DNA from Chryseobacterium wanjuense:
CAGGATCTGCAAACGTTCAGATGAGCAATCCCTTTTCAAGAATGTTTGCAGCCTGTTTTATTAAAGAAACCAAATCATTTCATATAATCTTCATAGTATTAAGTAAAAGTGGATAGGAGATGCAAATACTCCTGATTCCCTAAGGTCGGGAGATTTGCATCCTATTTTTTTTAAAACGTAAATCACATTTTTCATTCATATTAATTTTTGTACAAGGCAATAGTATTTCGCAAGAGTTGATTAGCTCTTCATGTTTGTAATAGTTAAGATATTGCCTTCTAAAGTTTCTGCATTTTGTGGAAACTTTAGTATTTCATTGCTGTTGCTTAAACAATTGCAAAAAAGCATTAAGCGTATTCATTTAAAGAAAATGAACTGTTTTTAAAATATTATTAAATAAAAACTATGCTTTGCTATCAAACTTTATATAAAACTCAACAAGCCAATAAAAAAGATAGGTTAAAAAAGTAATACCCACCTAAAAACAAACCACATAATCGACTGATTTAAAATACATTAAACACCAAATCAAAGGCAATTTGTATTAAGAATAATTCCATAATGGCTATTCTGCTCTATTTAAAATCACATAATAATATTTATATGATTTAATTTTGTGGGTTAAAACATAAATTATGTTCCTAAATTGTTATTTCAAAAAAACTTTTTATGCACTATTATTATTTTTGAGTATTTTTTCCCATGCACAGACGTATACTGTTGATGAACTGGACAGCCTGACAGAAAAATACAGAATCGAAGGAGATATCAAAAAAAGTATCGCTCTGAATGAACAAGCCATCCTGCAGTACGAGAAAAAACGCAATACAGAAGGCGCTATCGGAGCCCACATTAATCTGGGAGGTCTGCTATGGTATCTTCACAGGTACAAAGAAAGCCTGAAACATCTGGAAAATGCCGAAAATCAACTGGCTAAAACGAAAAATCCTTTCCTTATTGCAAAACTTCATGGGGAATATGGGAGAAATTATGCTTCTTTAGGACTTATCAGCCAGTCTACGGATAATCTTAATAAATCTATTTCTTACGCCAAAAAAATTAAGAATAAAAAACAGAGAGAAAAGCTGCTCTATTTTTATTATACCTGGAAACTTCAGAATTTTGAAGAACTCAGTATCGTAGATTCGGTAAACAGTGTGTACAACAAACGAATGGAGCTTAGCGCCCAACCGTTGACATTTGTACATATCGCCGAAAAACTCCTGAAAAACAAAGAATTAGACTCCGCAGAAAGCTATTTAAACAAAGCCATGAATATCTCCGGAGATTACAGTCTTTACCAGAAATCCATGACATTGCTGGCTTTCGGAAAACTTTATACAGAAAAAAAAGACTACGAAAAAGCCCTGGAATATTACTTCGGGTCACTGGCTATTTCCCAGAAACTTTCCAGAAAAAGTGATATTACCAATGCTTATAAAGTTATCTCAGAAACCTACAAATTCATGAATGATGATGTCAAAAAGAATGAATATCTTGAAAAATATTCAGATTCTAAAGACAGCATCGACGAATCTGAAAGAGAAGCCCTGAGAATTCCGGTGGATAAGATCATTAAT
Protein-coding regions in this window:
- a CDS encoding tetratricopeptide repeat protein; this encodes MSIFSHAQTYTVDELDSLTEKYRIEGDIKKSIALNEQAILQYEKKRNTEGAIGAHINLGGLLWYLHRYKESLKHLENAENQLAKTKNPFLIAKLHGEYGRNYASLGLISQSTDNLNKSISYAKKIKNKKQREKLLYFYYTWKLQNFEELSIVDSVNSVYNKRMELSAQPLTFVHIAEKLLKNKELDSAESYLNKAMNISGDYSLYQKSMTLLAFGKLYTEKKDYEKALEYYFGSLAISQKLSRKSDITNAYKVISETYKFMNDDVKKNEYLEKYSDSKDSIDESEREALRIPVDKIINSETKKERKERVRSYIIIGVILFLSVIVLVILTRRYVKKQKETEEIIIETLNETDELKSKLNTAFEELSKLASTNDPFFLTRFKEVYPEFYERLTTTYPNLTANDIRFAAFLRLNLSTKTIAQYKNISIRTIESRKYRLRKKLSLPSDVDLNKWMMEF